From one Thermanaerothrix sp. genomic stretch:
- the rplJ gene encoding 50S ribosomal protein L10: MPTKAKEQNIEQLVEMLGRSEAVFICEYRGLTVKKMTDVRSRIRKAGGEMKVAKNTLMRIALERAGLPTVDPYEQGPNAYVFAYGDVAAVAKELRDYSKEKGNEALVIKGGVMGKDLLSKDQVMALADLPSREVLIAQVVGTMAAPIRGLVTVLSGPARGLVTCLSQIKDKKENAA, translated from the coding sequence ATGCCGACTAAGGCGAAGGAGCAGAACATCGAGCAGTTGGTTGAGATGCTGGGCCGCAGTGAGGCGGTTTTCATCTGCGAGTACCGGGGTCTTACGGTCAAGAAGATGACCGACGTGCGTTCCCGCATCCGCAAGGCGGGCGGGGAGATGAAGGTGGCCAAGAACACCCTCATGAGGATAGCCCTTGAGAGGGCTGGGCTTCCCACGGTGGACCCCTATGAGCAGGGGCCCAACGCCTACGTGTTCGCCTACGGCGACGTGGCGGCGGTGGCCAAGGAGCTTCGGGACTACTCCAAGGAGAAGGGCAACGAGGCCTTGGTGATCAAGGGCGGAGTCATGGGCAAGGACCTGCTCAGCAAGGATCAGGTCATGGCTCTGGCGGATCTCCCCTCCAGGGAGGTTCTCATCGCCCAGGTGGTGGGCACCATGGCGGCTCCGATCCGCGGACTGGTCACGGTGCTGTCCGGTCCCGCCAGGGGGCTCGTCACGTGCCTTTCCCAGATCAAGGACAAGAAGGAGAACGCCGCGTAG
- the rplA gene encoding 50S ribosomal protein L1: MAKKSKRYLAIAEKVEDRLYGLSEAVKLVKETATAKFDESVELHVRLGVDPRHADQQVRSTVVLPHGTGKTKRVLVIAGGEKVKEAEEAGADFVGGEDMVQKIEGGWLDFDAVIATPDVMRAVGRLGKVLGPRGLMPSAKTNTVTFDVADAVRDIKAGRVEFRVDKTGITHNAIGKASFDEQKLVENAATLLRAIIKARPAAAKGQYIKSVTMTTTMGVGIHLDPVEVQKEVAE, from the coding sequence ATGGCTAAGAAGAGCAAGAGGTATTTGGCTATCGCGGAGAAGGTGGAGGACAGGCTTTACGGGCTGTCCGAGGCGGTCAAGCTGGTGAAGGAGACCGCCACCGCCAAGTTCGATGAGAGCGTGGAGCTTCATGTCCGGCTGGGCGTAGATCCCCGCCATGCGGACCAGCAGGTGCGGAGCACCGTGGTCCTTCCTCACGGCACCGGTAAGACCAAGAGGGTGTTGGTCATCGCCGGCGGCGAGAAGGTTAAGGAGGCAGAGGAGGCTGGCGCGGACTTCGTCGGCGGCGAGGACATGGTGCAGAAGATAGAGGGTGGTTGGCTGGACTTCGACGCGGTCATAGCCACCCCGGACGTGATGAGGGCCGTGGGCCGTCTAGGCAAGGTGTTGGGCCCCCGGGGGCTCATGCCCAGCGCCAAGACCAACACCGTCACCTTCGACGTGGCGGATGCGGTTCGGGACATCAAGGCCGGTAGGGTTGAGTTCCGGGTTGACAAGACCGGGATAACCCACAACGCCATAGGCAAGGCCTCCTTCGACGAACAGAAGCTGGTGGAGAACGCCGCCACCCTTCTTAGGGCCATAATCAAGGCCCGTCCCGCCGCCGCCAAGGGGCAGTACATCAAGAGCGTCACCATGACCACCACCATGGGCGTGGGCATCCATCTGGACCCGGTGGAGGTGCAGAAGGAGGTCGCCGAGTAG
- the rplK gene encoding 50S ribosomal protein L11 has product MAKKVVGEIKLQLPAGKATPAPPVGPALGQRGVNIMEFVKQFNAKTADQVGLIIPVVITVYADRSFSFILKTPPASVLIKKAANLEKGSAAPNKTKVAKITKSQVREIAQLKMVDLNANDVEAAMRMIEGTARSMGVEVVN; this is encoded by the coding sequence AGCTGCCGGCAGGCAAGGCCACGCCGGCGCCCCCCGTAGGACCCGCCCTGGGTCAGAGGGGTGTCAACATAATGGAGTTCGTGAAGCAGTTCAACGCGAAGACCGCGGATCAGGTGGGGCTCATAATCCCGGTGGTCATCACGGTTTACGCGGACCGGAGCTTCAGCTTCATTTTGAAGACCCCTCCCGCCAGCGTTCTGATCAAGAAGGCGGCGAACCTGGAGAAGGGTTCTGCGGCGCCCAACAAGACCAAGGTGGCCAAGATAACCAAGAGCCAGGTGAGGGAGATCGCCCAGCTCAAGATGGTGGACCTCAACGCCAACGACGTGGAGGCCGCCATGCGGATGATCGAGGGCACCGCCAGGTCCATGGGCGTGGAAGTGGTCAACTAG